Proteins from a single region of Azospira inquinata:
- a CDS encoding LysR family transcriptional regulator, with translation MADRRLQVFHAVAKQLSFTKAAETLFMTQPAVTFQVKQLEEHLNVRLFDRGHGRISLTPAGRLALEYAERILGDYAELQARLAEMSNQVEGPLSVGASATVAEFMLPRVLAEFNASYPQVRTRLTVGNSETIENRVAERSLDVGLVETEVHLSVLAAEVCCQDEFQVICAPGHPLAGKTSVTPETLQAHAFIAREPDSGSRELTDQYFRNAGLAPERMNILMELGSPEALKGVVSTGLGFAVVSRSSFAKECQLGQLVAIPLNPPLARTLSLVYPQERFHPQVLRTFVDFTKQKLKEYFA, from the coding sequence ATGGCCGATCGTCGCCTACAGGTATTTCACGCTGTCGCCAAACAACTGAGTTTCACCAAGGCGGCAGAAACCCTGTTCATGACCCAGCCGGCGGTGACCTTTCAGGTGAAGCAGCTGGAAGAACATCTCAATGTGCGCCTCTTCGACCGGGGCCACGGCCGCATCAGCCTTACCCCGGCGGGGCGCCTGGCCCTGGAATACGCGGAGCGCATTCTGGGGGATTACGCCGAACTCCAGGCCCGGTTGGCGGAAATGTCCAATCAGGTGGAAGGGCCCCTGTCCGTGGGGGCCAGCGCCACCGTGGCCGAATTCATGCTGCCCCGGGTCCTGGCGGAATTCAACGCCTCCTATCCCCAGGTCCGTACCCGGCTCACCGTGGGCAATTCGGAAACCATTGAAAACCGGGTGGCCGAGCGTTCCCTGGATGTGGGGCTGGTGGAAACGGAAGTCCATCTTTCCGTGCTGGCGGCGGAGGTCTGCTGTCAGGATGAATTCCAGGTCATCTGCGCCCCCGGCCATCCTTTGGCGGGCAAGACTTCCGTCACCCCGGAAACCCTCCAGGCCCACGCTTTCATCGCCCGGGAACCGGATTCGGGCTCCCGGGAACTGACCGACCAGTATTTCCGCAATGCGGGCCTGGCCCCGGAGCGGATGAACATCCTCATGGAACTGGGCAGCCCGGAAGCCTTGAAGGGGGTGGTGAGCACCGGTCTGGGCTTTGCCGTGGTATCCCGCTCCAGCTTTGCCAAGGAATGCCAGCTAGGCCAGCTGGTGGCCATTCCCCTGAACCCGCCCCTGGCCCGCACTCTTTCCCTGGTTTATCCCCAGGAACGTTTCCATCCCCAGGTCCTGCGGACCTTCGTTGATTTCACCAAACAAAAACTCAAGGAGTATTTCGCCTGA
- the lplT gene encoding lysophospholipid transporter LplT yields the protein MQFGFYIIMAAQFFSALADNALLITAIYALREMQAPDAYDPLLKLFFTISYVLLAAFVGAFADSMPKWRVMFISNTVKVAGCALMFFHVHPLVAYGVVGLGAAAYSPAKYGILTEYLPHRLLVLANGWIEGLTVGAIILGTVLGGALIEPAVSRVLLGFDFPFIDTPIDTVVEMALSVVGGLYLMAAFFNLYIPDTGVDHKPLHKNPWYLVKEFHHCLSLLWRDKLGQVSLAVTTLFWGAGATLQFIVIKWAEASLQLDLAKSSMLQGVVAVGVALGASVAARWITLRKSVRVIPLGIVMGVGVIGMNVVHQFWLAVPLLVVVGVLSGFFVVPMNALLQHRGHILMGAGHSIAVQNFNENLSILVMTGLYAVMLRADLSIYTIIAIFGVFVSAAMALVRLRHLHNQRERDDVIHLDDSPLH from the coding sequence ATGCAGTTTGGCTTTTACATCATCATGGCGGCGCAGTTTTTCTCCGCGCTCGCCGACAATGCCCTGCTCATCACCGCCATCTACGCCCTCCGGGAAATGCAGGCGCCGGACGCCTACGACCCGCTGCTCAAGCTCTTTTTCACCATTTCCTACGTGCTGCTGGCGGCCTTTGTGGGGGCCTTTGCGGATTCCATGCCCAAGTGGCGGGTGATGTTCATCTCCAATACGGTGAAGGTGGCGGGCTGTGCCCTGATGTTTTTCCACGTCCATCCCCTGGTGGCTTACGGGGTGGTGGGCCTGGGCGCCGCGGCCTATTCCCCGGCCAAATACGGCATCCTCACCGAATACCTGCCCCACCGGCTCCTGGTCCTGGCCAATGGCTGGATCGAGGGCCTCACCGTGGGGGCCATTATTCTGGGCACGGTACTGGGGGGCGCCCTAATCGAGCCCGCCGTCTCCCGGGTGCTCCTGGGCTTTGATTTCCCCTTTATCGACACCCCCATCGACACGGTGGTGGAAATGGCCCTGTCCGTGGTGGGAGGGCTGTATCTGATGGCGGCCTTCTTCAACCTTTACATCCCGGACACGGGGGTGGATCACAAGCCCCTGCACAAAAACCCCTGGTATCTGGTGAAGGAATTTCACCACTGCCTCTCCCTGCTCTGGCGGGACAAGCTGGGTCAGGTATCCCTGGCCGTGACCACCCTGTTCTGGGGCGCCGGCGCCACCCTCCAGTTCATTGTCATTAAATGGGCGGAAGCCTCCCTGCAACTGGATCTGGCCAAATCTTCCATGCTTCAGGGGGTGGTAGCCGTGGGGGTGGCCCTGGGGGCCTCGGTGGCCGCCCGCTGGATCACCCTGCGCAAATCCGTGAGGGTCATTCCCCTGGGCATTGTCATGGGGGTGGGGGTGATCGGTATGAACGTGGTGCACCAGTTCTGGCTGGCCGTGCCCCTGCTGGTGGTGGTGGGCGTCCTTTCCGGCTTTTTCGTGGTGCCTATGAACGCCCTGCTGCAACACCGGGGCCACATTCTCATGGGAGCGGGCCACTCCATCGCCGTACAGAATTTCAATGAAAACCTGTCCATCCTGGTGATGACCGGTCTTTACGCCGTCATGCTCCGGGCCGACCTGTCCATCTACACCATCATCGCCATCTTCGGCGTCTTCGTCTCCGCCGCCATGGCCCTGGTGCGCCTGCGCCACCTCCACAACCAGCGGGAGCGGGACGACGTCATCCATCTGGACGACTCCCCCCTGCATTAG